The Procambarus clarkii isolate CNS0578487 chromosome 39, FALCON_Pclarkii_2.0, whole genome shotgun sequence genome window below encodes:
- the LOC123760426 gene encoding zinc finger protein 665-like, whose protein sequence is MKPHECPECGKSFSRLDHMKTHRRLHTGDKTHACPECGKLFFRLDNMKQHMVIHTDDKPFECAECGKKFRYNSNMMYHMKVHAGVKPHFPHKCQECGKSFRRRSQIISHMSIHTGDKPHECPECGKTFTRLDNMKKHMIVHTGDKHHECPECGKKFSRLDCMKNHMILHTGNKHHECPECGKTFSHLHNMKKHMSVHTGVKPHTCPECDKKFSRLQSMKTHRRVHTGIKRFECAECGKRFRERSGIFSHMLVHTEDKCHKCPECGKTFSRLQNMKKHRMVHTDDKPHECPECGKRFRDHCNMIRHMLIHVDAKPHECPECGKRFRHHNSVKKHMLVHTGDKPHECPECGRRFSLLDNMKAHRVVHSDDKPYECPECGKRFRHRYGKISHMLVHTDDKPHECPKCGKRFKHLTSMRKHVLMHSGDEPH, encoded by the coding sequence atgaaacctcacgagtgtccagaatgtgggaaaAGCTTCAGTCGTCTTGATCATATGAAGACACACAGGAGGTTACATACAGGAGATAAAACTCATGCATGCCCTGAATGTGGGAAATTATTCTTTCGTCTTGATAATATGAAGCAACACATGGTGATCCACACAGATGATAAACCTTTTGAGTGTGCCGAGTGCGGGAAAAAATTCAGATACAATAGCAATATGATGTATCACATGAAGGTTCATGCGGGGGTTAAACCTCACTTTCCTCACAAGTGTCAAGAGTGTGGGAAAAGCTTCAGGCGCCGTAGCCAAATAATAAGTCACATGTCAATTCATAccggtgataaacctcatgaatgtccagaatgTGGGAAAACATTCACTCGTCTCGACAATATGAAGAAACACATGATAGTGCATACAGGTGATAAACATCATGAATGTCCGGAATGTGGGAAAAAATTTAGTCGTCTTGATTGTATGAAGAATCACATGATATTGCATACAGGGAATAAACATCATGAATGTCCAGAATGTGGAAAAACATTCAGCCATCTTCATAATATGAAGAAACACATGTCAGTGCACACTGGGGTTAAACCTCACACGTGTCCAGAATGTGATAAAAAATTCAGCCGTCTTCAAAGTATGAAGACACATAGGAGGGTGCATACGGGCATTAAACGTTTTGAGTGTGCTGAATGTGGGAAAAGATTTAGAGAACGTAGTGGTATATttagtcacatgttagtgcatacaGAGGATAAATGTCACAAATGTCCCGAGTGTGGGAAAACATTCAGTCGTCTTCAAAATATGAAGaaacacaggatggtgcatactgatgataaacctcatgagtgtccagagtgtgggaagagatttagaGATCATTGTAATATGATAAGGCACATGCTAATACATGTGGATgctaaacctcatgaatgtcccgagtgtgggaaaagatttagACATCATAATAGTGTGAAaaaacacatgttagtgcatacGGGTGATAAACCACATGAATGCCCTGAGTGTGGGAGAAGATTCAGCCTTCTTGATAATATGAAGGCACACAGGgtagtgcattcggatgataaaccttatgagtgtccagaatgtgggaaaagattcagacaCCGTTACGGTAAAAtaagtcacatgttagtgcacactgatgataaacctcatgaatgtccgaaGTGTGGAAAAAGATTTAAGCATCTTACTAGTATGAGAAAGCATGTATTAATGCATTCAGGTGATGAACCTCACTAG